The genome window TTACAGCATACTAACATAAATTTCCAGGATCCTGTCCAATTTTAAAAAGCTTAATTGTTATCGGGTTATAATTCATAAATTCAGTAACACTTAAAACTTAAGAAAATGAACGAGTACGCTTTAATTATGAGGCACGAGGATGGCACGAAGATCGCCTCGCCGGAACAAATGCAAATCTGGATGAAACAAACAATGGACTGGATAGGCAGTATTGCCGCCCAAAACAAGTTTGTTAGTGGCACGGGACTGCCTTTTGACGACGCCCTTGTGGTACACTCAAATAATATGGTTACCAACGGTCCTTTTGGCGAGATCAAGGAAACGATAGGCGGGTTTGTTATAGTTAAAGCCGAATCTGCACATGAAGCGGCTGAATTTGCAAAAGGCTGCCCGGTTTTGCAAGGCGAAGGGAACACGATGGAAGTGCGCCGCATCGCCAAAAATGATGGAACACACCAAAAGTTTAAAAGGCCGCTGTAGCTTCACGGAGGCTTTTAGTTTATGGATCAACAGGAATTAATACCACATTTATTCAGGTCGGAATACCGAAAAATTGTCTCTGTATTGTGCAGGCGCTTTGGATTCGACCAATTGGAGATAGCTGAGGATATTACCAGCGAAACCTTCCTTACCGCCGCGCAAACCTGGGGCTGCAAGGGCCTGCCCGAAAACCCTGTTGCGTGGTTGTATGGCGTCGCCAAAAACAAAGCAAAAAATCATCTGCAGCGCGATTTAACCTTCCAAACTAAAGTAGCGCCGCAAGTCAGGAGCAATTTTACAGAACGCTATGAAAGTGACATAGACTTATCGCCGCAAAACATCAGCGACAGCCAGTTACAAATGATGTTCGCCATTTGCCATCCTTCCATCCCACCCGAGGCGCAGATAGGTTTATCACTTCGCATCCTTTGCGGGTTTGGCATTGATGAGATTTCCGAGGCTTTTCTAAGCAACAGGGAAACGATCAACAAGCGCTTATACCGGGCCCGGGAAAAACTTCGTACGGAACAAATAAAAATAGAACTTCCGGGTAGAGCAGAAATTGACAAGCGGCTGGACGCAGTACTGACAACAATTTACCTGCTGTTTAACGAGGGCTACTATTCGGTTAGCCAAAATCAAGTTCTTCGCCAGGATCTTTGTTTCGAGGCCATCAGGCTCTGTCAAATGCTGGCAGCCAATAAGCACACGAACAAGCCCCCGGTTAATGCCTTGCTTGCGTTGATGTATTTTCACGCATCGCGGTTTGATGCGCGGGTAAATGAAACCGGCGGGATTATTTTATATGACGATCAGGACACCAGCTTGTGGAACGCCGAGATGATCTTCAAGGGTGGCTATTATTTACACAGATCAGCAAGTGGCGATACACTTTCAAAATACCACCTGGAGGCCTCCATCGCCTACTGGAGCACCCAAAAGACTGATACTAAAGAGAAATGGGAAAGTATATTGCAGCTGTATAATCGTTATTTGCAGATCGCTTATTCGCCGGTGGCGGCACTTAACCGCACCTATGCCCTGGCGAAAGCAAAAGGTAAGCAGCAAGCGATTGTTGAAGCTGAGAAATTGAACCTGACAGGCAATCAATTTTATTTTGCCCTGTTGGGTGAGCTTTATACAGGCATTGATGACCAGAAAGCGAAAACGAATTTCCAAAAAGCACTCGCTATCTCAAAAACCCCGGCAGATAAAAAAATCATTCTGAAAAAGATAGATGCGCTAGGGGAATAATCAACCGCTATATTTACTATGTACCAGGGAGTATGATTGCAATTTTTCAAATTAATGCAATATTATACTATAAAGTTAAATTCAATACAATATTGCATTATATTTGCTTCGGAAATTAAATTATCCTGGTTTCCACAAGCGGTTGATGCCAAAGCCCTATAAAACTCCTACTAATTTTCCTGATGCTGCTAAGTCGTCGGTAGCTGTAATCGGTTCCGGCTTTTCCGGCCTGAGTGCCGCAGCATACCTAGCCAAAGCAGGTTACGGCGTAAATGTTTATGAAAAGAACGCTGAAGCAGGCGGTCGCGCACGGCAACTGATTGACAACGGTTATACTTTCGATATGGGCCCAAGCTGGTATTGGATGCCCGAAGTATTTGAGCATTTCTTTAATGACTTCGGTTATAAGGCGGCAGACTTTTATGAATTAGAACAGCTTGATCCGGGATTTACCATCGTCTTTGGTAAAGATGATGTTATGAATGTACCTGCAGATTATACCGCTTTGGAAGCCCTGTTTGAATCCATTGAACATGGAAGTGCCCGGCAACTTTCGCTTTTTTTAGATGAAGCTGGTTATAAATACCAAACGGGCATGAATAAACTGGTTCACAAACCAGGTCTTTCGCTATTGGAATTTGCTGACTGGGATTTGATCAGGGGCGTATTTAAATTGCAGGTATTCACATCTTTCAGCAAACACGTGCGGCGTTTTTTTAAAGATCCGCGACTGATCACTTTAATGGAGTTTCCGGTTCTCTTTCTTGGCGCTATGCCTGAAGATACCCCTGCCTTATATAGCCTGATGAACTATGCCGGGCTAAAACTTGGCACCTGGTATCCTAAAGGCGGCTTTGGTAAAGTTATTGATGGCATGAAGAAAGTATGTGAGGCACAAGGGGTAGTTTTCCATACCAATTCCCCGGTGAACCATCTTCACGTCGAAAACCGGCAAATCAATAAAATCAGTACCAGATACGGAGATAGCAGTTATGACGGCGTAATTGCTGCTGCAGATTATCACCACGTTGAATCACAACTACTTGACGCTGAACTTAGAAATTATGATGAAGGTTACTGGGATAAACGGGTGATGGCTCCGTCAAGCCTGATCTTTTACCTGGGCGTAACCCGTAAGATTGAAAAGCTCGAACATCACACTTTGTTTTTCGACGCCGATTTAAAGTTGCATGCTATAGAGATCTACAAAGATCCTCAATGGCCAACCAAGCCGCTTTTTTATGTTTGCTGTCCCTCAAAGTCAGACGATGGCCTGGCACCGGAAGGGCACGAAAATTTATTTATACTCATGCCGCTGGCACCCGGTATTGAAGATACCGAAGCGCTGCGTGAAGAATATTTCGGACTGATCATGGACCGCCTGGAGGATTATTGCAGCATGGATATCAGAGCGGCACTTGACTATAAAAAAAGCTATTGCGTTAAGGATTTCACAACCGATTATAATTCTTTTAAAGGGAACGCGTATGGTTTAGCCAATACGCTGATGCAAACAGCTCATTTGAAACCATCCATCAAAAACAAGAAAGTAAAAAATCTTTTTTATGCAGGGCAACTCACCGTACCAGGACCGGGAGTGCCTCCTTCTATTATATCTGGTAAAGTATCCGCTCAATTACTTATACAATACCTAAATAAAAAATGAAAAAAAAATTTGACACTTTATCTGCTACCTGCAGCAGGGAAACTACCCGGCTATACAGTACCAGCTTTTCACTGGGGATATTTTTTTTCAATAAAGAAGTCCGTCAACCCATACATGCTATCTATGGCTTTGTGAGGCTTGCAGACGAGATAGTGGATAGCTTTCATAATTATCCAAAATCGCAAATGCTTGCGGAACTAAAGAAAGATTGCTTTACGGCTATTGAACGGGGCATTAGTATCAACCCGGTACTCAATTCGTTTCAGCAGGTAGTAAATCAATACGGCATACAGCACGATTTGATCAGTCAGTTCTTAAGCAGTATGGAAATGGATCTGGGAGAGCAGTCATACACGTCGGAGAAATATGAGGAATACATTATGGGATCAGCACAGGTTGTGGGCTTAATGTGCCTTCATGTTTTTACTAATGGAAATAATGAGGAATTTGAACGCTTAAAAATACCGGCAATGAAACTGGGGTCGGCGTTCCAAAAAGTGAATTTCCTTAGGGATGTTAATGCGGATTACCAGGAATTAAACCGAACATATTTTCCAGGTGTTAATCTCTCGGCGTTTTCTGATGAAAACAAGCGTGCTATTGAACAGGATATCTTAACAGAACTAAATGAGGCGTTAAACGGAATAAGGCTATTGCCGCGCTCATGCCGTAAAGGGGTTTACCTGGCTTATGTATATTACAAACAGCTTTTTCGAAAGATTGCCAGGGTGCCTGCTGAAAGGGTGATGTCAGAACGGATACGGGTATCTAACGGCCACAAATTTTATTTAATGTTTGATTCTCTAATCAGGTACAAATTAAATGTACTATGAAAGTTATGTTTTGGCTTTGCCTGATGCAATTGGGAGTGCAAACAATTGACATGGGCGAGATACGTAACCTTTACCAGCGAGCACCAAAGGTTAAAAAAGATGCGCTTCAACTAAACCAGTTAATGCTGCGGGTTGATAGCCTGGATGCCCCTGTTCTTATTTGTTATAAAGGTGCAAATGAAATGATCCAGGCAAAATATACGCTGAACCCCTTCGCTAAATTCGAAAAATTTAACAGGGGAAAAGAGCTGATAAAAAAAGCCTTCAGCCGCGATTCACTGAATTTGGAAATGCGTTTTATTCGCTACTCAATTCAAATCAACCTGCCTTCTTTTTTAGGCTATAATGATGAACTTGACACGGATAAACGCTTTTTGCTGGACAATACCAGGGAAAATAAAGACACTAAACTGAAAGAGATAATTTTTAACTATTTGGCCATACTGCCGGTTATTAAACAGGAAGAATTAAAACAACTAAAAAAGTGAAAGAAAGTGTAATGATTGTGAACGCCGACGGCCAGGCATGGGGGACAATGGATAAAATGGCCGCTCACGTAACGGGAACGCTTCATCGCGCTTTCTCGGTATTTATTTTTAACAGCAAAGGGCAATTGTTGCTGCAACAAAGAGCCCTTGATAAATATCATTCCGGCGGGTTATGGACTAATACCTGTTGCAGTCACCCGCGTTTGGGCGAAACAACCCCTGACGCTGCGCATCGCCGCTTAAAAGAAGAAATGGGAATGGATTGTGAACTGACGGAACTATTTCAGTTTACCTACCGCCATGAATTCGATAACGGGCTCATTGAACACGAGTACGATCATGTATTCATTGGAAAAAGCGACACGCTTCCCCAGCCAGACCCGGCTGAAGTGGCCGGTTTTAAATACATGGATACCGATCTTTTAGTCCTTGAGTTAATTGAACGGCCCAATGAATATACGGCCTGGTTTAAACTATGCCTGGATAAGGTTATAGAAAGTTATCATCAAATAAATTAAAATATGAATCTGCTTATTAACATTGCTATTGTTTTAGTCACCTTCACCGGGATGGAAGGCGTAGCCTGGTTAACACATAAATACATTATGCATGGCATTTTTTGGCCACTGCACAGAGATCATCATCTTAAGGAACATTATGGTTTCCTTGAACGAAATGACTTTTTCTTCCTGATATTTGCCGTGCCTGGTATTGCCTCGCTGGCCGCCGGCACCTTTTATCACTTGCCGGTATGGACCTGCATTGGCACAGGTATAACCCTTTACGGCGCCTGTTACTTTTTTGTGCATGACCTGTTTATTCATCAACGGATCAAGGTGCTTCGTAATTCAGAAAACCGGTATTTAAAAAGCATCAGACGGGCCCATAAAATGCACCATAAACACACCGGGAAATATAATGGAGAAAGCTTTGGGATGCTTTGGGTTTCCATGAAATACTTCCGTAATACACAAAAAAACAGTTCGTCATGAAATCAACATATCTCCTGATCGATCTTTTTTCGGTATTGGTTCCCTTCATATTCTCGTTTCACCCGCGGCTAAAATTCTACCAACGCTGGCAGGCGCTTTTTCCTGCTATGATTGCTACGGGTATAATTTTTATAGCCTGGGACATGTATTTTACCCATTTAAAAATATGGGGATTTAACAGCGCGTATTTAACCGGAGCATATATTGGAAACCTGCCTGTTGAAGAGGTACTCTTCTTTTTATGTATCCCTTATTCGTGCTTATTTACCTATACCTGTTTAAATAGCATGATAAAAGTGAGTGTTTCTAAAAAGGCACAATCCATCATTAGCTTATCTTTAATAGGTTTATCTGTCTTTATGGCGATACGTTTTCATACGCTTGATTACACCTGCGCTGCTTTTGCGGCATTGGCGATATTAATATTCACGGCACAATACATTTTAAAGGTAACCTGGATTTTTAAGTTTTATGTAACATATCTGGTGTTGCTGCTGCCTTTTTTAATTGTAAATGGCTTACTGACAGGAACAGGTCTGGAAAGCCCGATCGTTTGGTATAACACAGCACACATTATTAACCTGCGGATTTTAACGATTCCTTTTGAAGATATATTTTACGGGATGGGTCTGATCTTGCTGAATATTATGATCTACTCGGGGCTAAGTGCAAGGGTATATCAAAAGCGCAAAAGCCGGAGAAGATCTTTTATAAATGCTACCAATCAATCATATACTAACGCTAACACAATTTCATGATAAATAACAATGCAGTAAATCACTTAACAATTGAGCAGGGTATAACTGACTTTGAGCACGAACACTACAACGCTGCCTTTAATACCCCGATTCGGCCCGATGCATTTGAAATGGATGACGATACCAAAATGGAAATGATCGCTAAACACTTTAAAGGTATAATGCAGGTACTGGGAATGGATTTGAACGACGACAGTTTGAAAGACACGCCGAAGCGGGTAGCGAAAATGTACGTAAAAGAAATATTCAGCGGCCTGAATCCTGCGAATAAGCCCGAGCCAACATTATTTAAAAACCCGTTTCAATACAAACAAATGCTGGTAGAAAGAAACATTGCCGTATTTAGCAATTGCGAGCACCATTTTGTGCCAATCGTTGGAAAAGCGCATGTAGCTTATATCAGCAATGGGCATGTTATTGGCTTGTCAAAACTGAACAGAATTGTCCAATATTGCTCACAAAGACCGCAGGTGCAGGAAAGGCTAACCATGCAGATTGCCAATATGCTGAAAGAAGCTTTGGGTACGGAGGATGTGGCGGTGATTGTTGATGCGCACCATCACTGTGTATCCAGCCGGGGTATCAGGGATGCAGGCAGTACAACCCTTACTGCCGAGTACAGCGGGCAATTTTTAGTTACAGAAACAAAAAATGAATTTTTAAAGCACATAGCATCATGAACTTTGAAGGAAAAAATATCCTGGTAGTGGGCGGCAGTTCAGGCATCGGACTGTCACTAGTTAAGCTGCTTCACCGTCAAAATGCAAACGTGTATGTGATATCGCGGTCCGCTTCTGAAGAATGGCCGGATGATGTTAAATTCCTGCAGGCAGATGTTACCGGTAATATTGATACTGTAGAAACATTCTTACCCCAGCAATTACACGGGCTGGTGTACTCGGTTGGCAGCATAACCCTTAAACCATTTAACCGCTTGACCATAGAAGATTTTCTGAATGATTATCAGCTGAATGTTTTAGGTGCAGCGCGGATAATTCAGCAAGCCATTAAATCCCTTAAAAATGCCGGCGGATCATCAATTGTTTTGATCAGTTCTGTTGCGGCCAAAACCGGGATGCCTTACCACGCCAGCATTGCCGCTGCAAAAGGGGCAGTTGAAGGAATGGCAATCACACTGGCCGCCGAACTGGCTTTTCAGCAGATCCGGGTAAATGTGGTAGCGCCATCATTAACCGATACGCCATTGGCTCAAAACCTGCTAAGTTCACCCGAAAAACGGGAAGTATCTGCCAAACGACATCCTTTGGGAAAGATAGGCCGACCGGAAGATATAGGCAATCTGATCGCGTTTTTATTGTCAGACGAAAGTAGCTGGATGACTGGCCAGGTGATAGGATTAGACGGTGGTTTGGGTAAGTTAAAAACAAATTGATATGATCAGTTTAACAGGCGAGCAAATCGCTGAAATGGAAAAACAATACAGAATAAGCCTGATCAACAGCTTAATTGGTTACAGGTCTTTAAATCTGCTGGGTACCACCAGTAATGATGGCATCACTAATTTATGCCTAATTAGCTCCACTTTTCACCTGGGTGCAAACCCGCCTCTTGTTGGCCTGGTGATACGCCCGGAACGTGAACATAATGATACACTACGAAACATAAAATCGACCGGGCAATATACTTTAAACAACGTACTGCCCGAATGGTACATGCAGGCGCACCAAACCAGTGCAAGTTATCCATCGGGGTTGTCTGAATTTGATGCCTGTGGTTTCAAAAAACAATATGTTAAAGACTTTAAAGCACCTTTTGTTGGTAATTCCAATGTCCGGATAGGTCTTGAACTTCGCGAGGTTATCGATATGGAAATCAATGGTACGACCATAGTTATAGGTGAGATTGTCCGAATCTTAACCGACGATTCTTTGATTGCCGAAGATGGAACGGTAGATCACAGCAAAGCAGAAACGATGACTGCAGCCGGGTTAGATACGTATTTTCTTCCGCAACCCGTTGGGCGCCTGGCTTATGCCAAACCAGGCATTGAACCTCATTTATTAAAAGATAATACCAGGTCGCTGATATAAGCTATGAAAAAAGATGCTGAAGTAATTATCATTGGCGCAGGTTTAGCCGGCTTAACTGCCGCCAAAGTCTTAAAGGAGGCTGGCAAAGCGGTTTTGGTACTTGAAGCGTCCAACGAGGTGGGCGGCAGGGTACGAACAGATGAAGTGGATGGTTTCCTGCTTGACCGTGGTTTCCAGGTTTTCTTGACTGCTTACCCCGAAGCAAAGCGTTTTTTAGACTACAACGCACTGGACCTTTGCAGGTTTGACCCCGGCGCATTAATTCTGAACAGGAGCGGCATTACCAGAATAGGCGATCCGATCAGGCAGCCGAGCTCCCTGATGAGTACCCTATTATCATCAGCAGCAACGTTTACGGATAAATTACGCATGTTACGTCTGAAGCTGAAACTCGGCCAAAAAAGCATTGAAGATATATTTTCAGACAAAGAAATCACGACCGTAGCCTATCTGAAAAAAGAAGGGTTTAGCGGAACAATCATGAATCAGTTTTTCCGCCCTTTCATGACCGGCATTTTTTTGGAAGATCAGTTAAGTACATCAAGCCGGATGTTTGAATTTGTGTTTAAAATGTTTAGCGGGGGCGACGCTGCTATACCAGCAAAAGGGATGGGTATGATCCCTAAACAATTAGCAGCGTGCCTTTCTTCGGATGAAATCCTGTTTAGCCAGCGCGTATTTGCAGTCGAAGACGGTGTTGCGACCACTACCAGCGGATCAACTTACAATGCTGACTTTATCCTCATAGCTACCGATCAGTTGAATTCGCCCATTAGCGATACAAAACAGGTTAAAGGGCACCATTCCGTAAGCAATATGTATTTTACTGCCAGGCAGATGCCTTTTAGGTTGCCATTAATTACGTTAAATACTTTACCAGGAAAACTGGTGAACAATATTGCGGTAATGAACCGTATCTCGCCTGGCTATTCTAAAAATGGTGACGCACTGATATCGTTGTCACTTATCGGTGATCATTCCAAAGCGGATGAAATAGAATTGCAGGAAAGTGTGATCTCGGAACTAAAATTCTGGTATCCGAAAGCTGTTAGCTGGAAACATTTGAAAACCTACCATATTAAATATGCCTTACCAAATGATGACCAGGTGAGCAATGAGCCGGACTATAAAGCGATGAGGTTAGACGCCCAATGTTTTGTTTGCGGCGATTACTTGATGAATGGCTCGATTAATGCAGCTATGAAAAGCGGGAGACTGGCTGCGGAGGCTATTATAAATACAATGCGTTAATGATGACCGACCACAGAATTTATAATGACGAATTTTTAGACGCTAAAAGATTATTAGGCGACGTGCCTGCCGATGAATTTATAAAGCATGTTTTTGCAGATCCTGAAAGAAAAAAGCAATTACAGCAATGGATGAGCGGTAAGTCCGGAACGGAACATTTAAACTTATTAAAAGCCACGTTTCCAGGTTTTACTTTTATAGATAAAGCTGCTGAGCTGCCACCATGGGCTGAACCAAAATTAATGAACGCCGGTTCTATTTTTTTTGCCAGGCATTCTGAGATCATCATGAGTTTGCTGGGTTTGCTGTCACTACCCTATTGTTATACTGCCGCTAACGGCGCAATGGTGTTGTATCTATCTGAACTAATTCGCAAGCAAACAACCAAACGGCTTTATGATACAGCTGTTTTTGTTTGGGAAGTAATGGGACCGGATGCCTTTAGCGAAGATGGAAAAGCATTTGAAGAGGCATTGAAAGTGCGTATTATGCACGCTGCAGTTCGCTATTACACGCTTCAAATGGATAAATGGGATTACTCGTGGGGTTTACCAGTTAACCAGGAAGATATGGCCGGAACCAATCTTTCTTTCTCCCTGATCGTGATTCGCGGGTTGCGGATGCTTGGCTACAGTGTTAGCCAAACTGACCAGGCCGCGTTTATGCACGCTTGGGCTGTAATTGGTTATTTGACCGGATTGAATCAAGACCTCATACCCCAAAATACAAAAATGGCGCAGCAACTGGATAGTGCTATTAAAAAACGTCAGTTTTCAATATCAACACATGGGCAAGAACTTACCCAATCTTTGAAAGAACATATCCTGGCCGTTAATAAAAGCAAAGCCACTGCAAATGACATACTGGGATTAATGCGCTATTTGCTTGGAAAAGAAATTGCCAATATGCTTGCTATAGATGCCCCGGAGTTGCCGGCCTATAAACTCACCCTGATCAGGACAATAAATTTGCTAAAAAGCTTTAAACCGGACGGCAATAGTAAAGCAATTTACCATAAGGCCTATGCCGCGTTCAAAATTCAGAACCCGGAACTAAATAAAAGAAATTAAATTTGCACAATTACGCCGTAGTTACTTTTAAAAATATGAAATCATACCAGCTCATTCATCAATTAATAAACCTTGTAGAACAACTGGAAGGAGAAAACCAGGGGCGGGAAGTTTCTATTCAGGACTTTACAGGTTTTTTGCTGAATACAGTTGGTAATACTAACGGGCACACCGTTAACAATGAAGTGAGATTTGGAAATAGCGATACCGCAGCATTGGATATTGCCTATCAACTTGACAATAACATTGGGCGATTATTTGTTTTTATGAGCCGTTACGCAAAATCTTATATTAAAAAAGCTTTGGACGGAACACCTTTACAAACCGCCGAGGATTTTACTGCCCTGGCTATTTTGCTTACTCATGACCAATTATCAAAGAGCGAACTAATTAATCATAACTTGCAGGAAAAAACATCCGGCACAGAAGTTATCAGGCGATTGATCGCTTCAGGACTGGTAAGGCAATGGGATGATATAAAGGATAAAAGAAGTAAGCATATTGCAATTACTGATGAGGGAAGGGAGTTACTATTCCGGGTATTTGTAGATATGAATCATGTAGGCAAAATGATAACAGGTAAATTGACTGTCGCCGAAAAATTTACCTTGCAATACCTGCTGCAAAAACTGGAAAACTTCCATCTTGAACACTATGAAAAGAAGACCATTCTAACTAAAGCAGACCTCAGGGACTTTGCAAGTGAAAATTTACAGGCAAATTGAATGTAATGTTGTGAAATTTACCGTTTAAATAGTGGAGTAAACTTTTCAGAATTATTAATATACCCGATAACGATTCTGCCGGGATAGGTGTATTTAGGTTATTAAACATAAACAGATTATAAATTTAATACCGTTCCAGGTTTATTGCATATTTTAAATTTACCGAGAAATATCCATATGAATTAACGGGTTGCGAAACAGGGCCATAATCTCCATACAAGCCTCGACCTAAAGTAGAATTAAAACTGTAGGAGAGATCCATTTTCAATATAGGCGCACCAAAGTCGCTACTTAAATTAAATTCATAGCCTAACTTTATAGGGATTAAAGGAATAATGTTGTGGTAATAATAATCAGTGTTAATTGTGCTGGTTACCCGGTTATGTATCAAACCGAATCCTGCGCCTACGTAAGCATTTCTTAAGAACGTTGAAAATGGATCACGTGACCGTTCA of Mucilaginibacter xinganensis contains these proteins:
- a CDS encoding oxygenase MpaB family protein encodes the protein MMTDHRIYNDEFLDAKRLLGDVPADEFIKHVFADPERKKQLQQWMSGKSGTEHLNLLKATFPGFTFIDKAAELPPWAEPKLMNAGSIFFARHSEIIMSLLGLLSLPYCYTAANGAMVLYLSELIRKQTTKRLYDTAVFVWEVMGPDAFSEDGKAFEEALKVRIMHAAVRYYTLQMDKWDYSWGLPVNQEDMAGTNLSFSLIVIRGLRMLGYSVSQTDQAAFMHAWAVIGYLTGLNQDLIPQNTKMAQQLDSAIKKRQFSISTHGQELTQSLKEHILAVNKSKATANDILGLMRYLLGKEIANMLAIDAPELPAYKLTLIRTINLLKSFKPDGNSKAIYHKAYAAFKIQNPELNKRN
- a CDS encoding MarR family winged helix-turn-helix transcriptional regulator, encoding MKSYQLIHQLINLVEQLEGENQGREVSIQDFTGFLLNTVGNTNGHTVNNEVRFGNSDTAALDIAYQLDNNIGRLFVFMSRYAKSYIKKALDGTPLQTAEDFTALAILLTHDQLSKSELINHNLQEKTSGTEVIRRLIASGLVRQWDDIKDKRSKHIAITDEGRELLFRVFVDMNHVGKMITGKLTVAEKFTLQYLLQKLENFHLEHYEKKTILTKADLRDFASENLQAN